A stretch of the Deltaproteobacteria bacterium genome encodes the following:
- a CDS encoding HD domain-containing protein → MMEIQDIIKELDGLERQRLSRFATPSGQGIRRKPQKTAGEDDYRQSFSLDVDRILHSQAYTRYIDKTQVFSLIKNDHITHRVLHVQLVSKIARTIGRFLRLNEDLIEAIALGHDIGHTPFGHDGERFLTDICHEHGIGHFHHNVQSVQFLDRVERGGEGWNLCLQTLDGILCHDGEIHNQSLEPIKDKNFEKLDKDILKMKRNSVLKLIPMTLEGCVVRIADTISYIGRDIEDAIRLNIIRRGDLPGTSVERLGDTNGTIVFNLVTDVIQHSIGRNRISFSTDVSDALQLLKQFNLEQIYLNPKTKKESKKIKALFEYLFERFLKDLERQNINSVIFQGFLNGKSDDYLNGHKREEIVRDFIAGMTDRFFLRQAPAHMRPHLVDYH, encoded by the coding sequence ATGATGGAAATTCAAGATATTATCAAGGAATTGGATGGGTTGGAACGACAGCGGCTCTCCCGCTTTGCCACGCCCAGCGGGCAGGGCATCCGTCGAAAACCGCAGAAAACAGCCGGCGAAGACGACTATCGGCAGTCGTTCAGCCTGGATGTGGATCGCATCCTGCATTCCCAGGCTTACACCCGTTACATCGACAAAACCCAGGTGTTTTCCCTGATAAAAAACGATCACATCACCCACCGGGTGCTGCATGTGCAACTGGTCTCCAAGATTGCCAGAACCATCGGCCGATTCCTGAGGTTGAACGAAGACCTGATCGAGGCGATCGCCCTCGGACACGATATCGGGCACACCCCCTTCGGTCACGACGGGGAACGTTTCCTGACCGACATCTGTCATGAGCATGGCATCGGTCACTTTCATCACAACGTGCAGAGCGTGCAGTTTCTCGACCGGGTCGAACGCGGCGGCGAGGGATGGAATCTGTGCTTGCAAACCCTGGACGGCATCCTCTGCCATGACGGCGAAATACATAATCAATCACTTGAACCAATAAAAGATAAGAACTTTGAAAAACTTGATAAAGATATATTGAAAATGAAGCGAAATTCCGTCTTGAAACTCATTCCCATGACCCTGGAGGGCTGTGTCGTACGGATAGCCGATACCATCAGCTACATCGGCAGGGATATCGAAGATGCCATTCGCCTGAACATCATCAGGCGCGGGGATCTGCCGGGAACCAGTGTCGAGCGGCTGGGCGACACCAACGGCACCATCGTTTTCAATCTGGTGACTGACGTCATCCAGCACAGCATCGGCCGCAACCGCATATCCTTCAGCACCGACGTATCCGATGCGCTGCAATTGCTGAAACAGTTCAATCTCGAGCAGATTTATCTGAATCCGAAAACGAAAAAAGAATCGAAAAAAATTAAAGCCCTCTTCGAATACCTTTTCGAACGGTTTTTAAAGGACCTTGAACGCCAAAACATAAATTCCGTTATATTTCAGGGATTTCTAAATGGAAAAAGTGATGATTATCTTAACGGTCACAAGCGGGAGGAGATTGTAAGGGATTTCATTGCCGGCAT